Part of the Trypanosoma brucei gambiense DAL972 chromosome 6, complete sequence genome is shown below.
AACTGGGTTCCCCGGTACTGCCACCAACATCGTCGTCGCGTCAGACCCCAGTTCTCTTACGTCGGTAAcgtacaacaaaaaaaaaaacagtagtTAAGCAGCAAAACACCACTTtcgttcctttttcttccaccgcAGGGGGCGCTCCCACCTGCGGTGTGGTTTCATATCTGTGATGGTGGGGAAACATTTTCCACGAAGGCAAGAATAATGTAAATTAAAACCCGCCCTGCAAGTAGCAGATTATACGCGTGGCAAATAATACAGCATTTGCACCGTGCTGGTTATCTGTGACTAACACAAACGCACAGATCAGCTGAATCATGACGTAACTTAAATGCACTTGTCCCGAGTGTTCATACAGatacacatgcatatatatatatatatatgtgtgtgtgtgtgtgtgtgtgtgcacgcGTTGCTATCACCATTACTTTTCAGACAtcagagaagaaaggagaccGCAACATATTACAATTCTATCGGTGGACCGCCaatctgaaaaaaaaaggtgcagTGAACATATTTGTGCACTATCAGCAACAGTACCTCCTCATTGGAACCGTAAAGATATGGCTAACTTTCACCTCAACGATACGCTGAAGACATCAGATTTTTAGCCTAGAAGTATGAAAGGGTCATATATCCTACAGTTATTTCACCCTTATGATTGTTGCACTCGCTAGCGGGAGGCTACACAAAAAGACAACAGAAGAAATGTAATACAGAAGACACATAAATGCACATAAAGGGTAGCGTAACCGATAGATATTGAAAACAGCAACTGAAAGCTAAGGAAGCGTGTCCGTGTCTGTGTGATGGGTGAAAATGCCTCACATAATATAACGGTTAAAGAGCGTTGCACTGCCAGTTGATGTGATGCTTGTACATTTAAACCCGCGTCCTCTATTTATTCTGCATTACTTGCAGAGTATCATTATCCACCACCAACTCACAGTCCCGTGCATTATTGCGcagcggggggggggagaggggagTAGCGCGGCGAGGGATCACACCAGCAGAACTTAGGGCTAACAACGCAGAGTGTGATTAAAAGAACACACGAAACAAGACCATAAGCACTGGaaggtttttaaaaaatgtcgATAAGAACAGTTAATCttaggggaaaaaataacgaaTAATTTGATGTATGGTTCATATGCGTTACACACATTAAGTCCATCCATATCTAACAAGGGTAACAGGAACAAAGGGGAGTTTAAGTGACTACTGCCGCTAGTAGAATATTGCGttagaaaaataaaccaGCGGACGTGGGCGGAGACAAACACATCACAAGTAGGGGAAATTTACCTGTCCTCTATGAGCCATCAGCCGATGCccatgtttaaaaaaaataaaacatttcCCCACGGGATCGTCTAGTTATTTCCCCTCGCACTCTCAGCACGGTGTTGAGATGTGTGACCAAACGGTAACCTGCGAGCGTTATGCGTTTTTCAGCCATCTCCTTGCATGCACTAATATACTCCTCTGACAATTCAGTTCCATTTACAACATTAGCGTACGCCACTTTCTTTGCTAACTCAAAACCCTCCCTTGACATGACAACTGGGTTGGTTTGTTCCTTCTCATTTTGCGAAAATTTGTACGTTGCAATCAGTTTAGTGGCAAAACTCTTCAATCTTATGTAATCTATTATGTTGAGGGGCCGCTCCAATGACTCTGAAGGACCCCGGCAAATGGAATCCCACACGGCATGGAGCTTCATTGGGACCCCTCTGAAATCCACATGCACCAAATTGCCACCCCGATCTCCTTCCGGATAATCAGCGGAAACCTGCGAAGTCGTATGCAGAGGTTGATGAATATCACCATAGTAATGTACGAGATGGGCAAGGGCAAAGGATCGCACATATATGGGAGTATCTGTCCGTCTTAGTGCCTTCGACAAACCGTTGATAACACTTACAACATCGGAGTTCTGTTTAAGAGTTACGTTCGGTTTGAAGCCATCCCTAATGTACATATTGGCCGTATAGTGCCAACCGTCCATGGCACCCATGCGGTAACGCTTCAAATCATCTGGCCAACAGGCACTTTGAACGAAATCGGGAATATTCGGGAACGGCCCGCTTTCGGTCAAGTGTTGTATATATGTCTCAACCACCCTGGCTACATCATTGTCAAGGTTACGTCGGGCTATTTCAGCAACAACCATATGGCCGAAATCCCACCATCCATCAACAGCCGCTGGAATGAAGGAAGTAATCAGAGCCAAGGTTATGCAAAGTGATGGATTCTTCATGGTGTTGAGATGTCTTCCCTTGTCGAGGTATTTCccacttttcctctttgtcaAGCGCTTACGGAAAACTGTATAAATTGTATCTGCAGTTTTTATTCGTGTGGACACCTACTACGGTCGGTTTGTATTCACCCTGATTGGTTTTCTTCTACGAACAGTATCACATTGGTGAGACACAAGACAAAGAACCAAGGGTTAGGGAGCGTAAGTATTTGCGTTGACGATGAACGAATAGATAAAGgcaaaacaaccacaaaaagGCAAGCCCCATTACAACTACAACAGGTTATATTAGCATAACTTTTATAGTGGGAGGTAATTGGAGCAAACGAATATTTATATGGA
Proteins encoded:
- a CDS encoding single strand-specific nuclease, putative, yielding MKNPSLCITLALITSFIPAAVDGWWDFGHMVVAEIARRNLDNDVARVVETYIQHLTESGPFPNIPDFVQSACWPDDLKRYRMGAMDGWHYTANMYIRDGFKPNVTLKQNSDVVSVINGLSKALRRTDTPIYVRSFALAHLVHYYGDIHQPLHTTSQVSADYPEGDRGGNLVHVDFRGVPMKLHAVWDSICRGPSESLERPLNIIDYIRLKSFATKLIATYKFSQNEKEQTNPVVMSREGFELAKKVAYANVVNGTELSEEYISACKEMAEKRITLAGYRLVTHLNTVLRVRGEITRRSRGEMFYFF